A window from Chaetodon trifascialis isolate fChaTrf1 chromosome 5, fChaTrf1.hap1, whole genome shotgun sequence encodes these proteins:
- the mtnr1c gene encoding melatonin receptor type 1C has translation MDLEVKDVNRSNCLPRNESDRGLNASSSGVSTALASVLIFTIVVDILGNVLVILSVYRNKKLRNAGNIFVVSLSVADLVVALYPYPLVLTAIFHNDWTMGDLHCQASGFIMGLSVIGSIFNITAIAINRYCYICHSLHYDRLYSLRNTCCYLGLTWLLTAIATVPNFFVGSLQYDPRIYSCTFAQTVSSYYTISVVVIHFLIPLLVVSYCYMRIWVLVIQVKHRVKPEQRTKLKPSDVRNFLTMFMVFVLFAVCWAPLNLIGLAVAINPMKVAPNIPEWLFVTSYFMAYFNSCLNAIIYGLLNQNFRKEYKTILLALCVPRLLLMETSRCATEGLKSKPSPAVTNNNVAELNV, from the exons ATGGATTTAGAGGTGAAGGATGTGAACAGGTCGAACTGCTTGCCCCGAAACGAGAGCGACCGCGGACTGAACGCGTCTTCCTCTGGAGTGTCCACTGCGCTGGCCAGCGTGCTGATCTTCACCATCGTGGTAGACATCCTGGGCAATGTCCTCGTCATCCTGTCCGTTTACAGGAACAAAAAGCTCAGGAATGCAg GCAACATCTTTGTGGTGAGTTTGTCTGTAGCTGATCTGGTGGTGGCATTGTACCCTTACCCTCTGGTCCTGACAGCCATCTTCCACAATGACTGGACCATGGGTGACCTGCACTGCCAGGCCAGTGGCTTCATCATGGGCCTCAGCGTCATCGGCTCCATCTTCAACATCACAGCCATCGCCATCAACCGCTACTGCTACATCTGCCACAGCCTCCACTATGACCGCCTGTACAGCCTGAGGAACACTTGCTGCTACCTAGGCCTCACCTGGCTGCTCACTGCCATCGCCACAGTGCCCAACTTCTTTGTCGGCTCGCTGCAGTATGACCCCCGTATCTACTCCTGCACCTTCGCCCAGACCGTCAGCTCATACTACACAATCTCCGTGGTGGTGATTCACTTCCTGATCCCGCTGCTGGTGGTGTCCTACTGCTACATGCGGATATGGGTGCTGGTGATTCAAGTGAAACATCGGGTTAAACCGGAGCAAAGGACCAAACTGAAACCTAGTGATGTGAGGAACTTCCTGACTATGTTTatggtgtttgtgttgtttgcagTATGCTGGGCTCCACTGAACCTCATAGGCCTGGCTGTAGCTATAAACCCCATGAAAGTTGCACCCAACATACCTGAGTGGCTATTTGTCACAAGCTACTTTATGGCATACTTCAACAGCTGCCTCAACGCCATCATATATGGACTACTGAACCAAAACTTTCGCAAAGAATACAAGACAATCCTTCTTGCTCTTTGCGTCCCACGATTGCTCCTCATGGAGACCTCCAGGTGTGCCACGGAGGGACTGAAGAGTAAGCCTTCACCGGCTGTAACAAACAATAATGTAGCAGAGTTAAATGTATAA